Proteins co-encoded in one Candidatus Poribacteria bacterium genomic window:
- a CDS encoding ankyrin repeat domain-containing protein, translated as MLDRGADIDHRAADGSRPIHHCLAHSWKVPDEMYKTYAILAGALLARGATYDLWVACGVGDVESAKRFIDACEDNTQLCKSKEPFWGDYDNPLVVACFQGHTEIVRLLIDAGADPDSPFEIDVAGEQVKQWGHPLWLAANRGHYDVVKLLIESGANPNTAVYASGNAVCWAYQYGHKRIADLMFQHGAVADLLSYCLT; from the coding sequence TTGCTAGACCGGGGTGCCGATATTGATCATCGAGCTGCGGACGGCAGCCGGCCAATCCACCACTGTCTCGCACACAGTTGGAAGGTGCCAGATGAGATGTACAAAACCTACGCCATCCTCGCAGGTGCCTTACTTGCACGCGGTGCGACGTACGACCTCTGGGTTGCCTGCGGTGTCGGCGATGTTGAAAGCGCAAAGCGGTTCATTGACGCCTGCGAGGATAATACCCAGCTATGCAAAAGCAAGGAGCCGTTCTGGGGTGACTATGATAACCCGTTGGTTGTTGCCTGTTTTCAAGGACATACAGAAATTGTGCGATTGTTAATTGACGCTGGAGCAGATCCAGATTCGCCGTTCGAGATTGATGTTGCCGGTGAACAGGTAAAACAGTGGGGACATCCGCTCTGGCTTGCAGCGAATCGTGGGCATTACGATGTAGTAAAATTACTAATTGAAAGTGGAGCAAATCCAAACACGGCGGTCTACGCGTCCGGTAACGCTGTCTGCTGGGCGTATCAATATGGGCACAAGCGCATCGCAGATCTCATGTTTCAGCACGGCGCGGTCGCCGATCTGTTGAGCTACTGTCTGACAAA